One Candidatus Neomarinimicrobiota bacterium genomic region harbors:
- a CDS encoding YggT family protein, giving the protein MDYTLYRFINLLFQFLYLCLIARVILSWVPHNAYNPVVQFLYKITNPILKPIQEILPPMRIGIDISPILALVALGFIKKIIVWAMF; this is encoded by the coding sequence ATGGATTACACGCTTTACAGATTTATAAACCTACTATTCCAGTTTTTGTATCTCTGCCTGATCGCAAGAGTCATTTTATCCTGGGTCCCGCATAACGCTTACAATCCAGTGGTTCAGTTTTTGTACAAAATTACCAACCCTATTTTGAAGCCAATCCAGGAGATTCTACCGCCAATGAGAATTGGAATAGATATCTCGCCTATTCTTGCTCTTGTAGCGTTAGGTTTTATTAAGAAAATAATCGTGTGGGCGATGTTTTGA